The following coding sequences lie in one Mycobacterium sp. Z3061 genomic window:
- a CDS encoding thiolase domain-containing protein — MSDRNVAVVGFAHAPHVRRTDGTTNGVEMLMPCFAQLYQDLGINKSDIGFWCSGSSDYLAGRAFSFISAIDSIGAVPPINESHVEMDAAWALYEAYIKILTGEVETALVYGFGKSSAGILRQILTRQTDPYTVAPLWPDSVSMAGLQARIGLDSGKWTPEQMAQVALDSFAQSERNDSEKPAKSIDELLSRPFFNDPLRRHDIAPITDGAAAIVLAAGDKARELRENPAWITGIEHRIETPVLGARDLTASPSTAVSAKAATNGDAAVDVAEIHAPFTHQHLILAEAIGLTDKTKVNPSGGALAANPMFVAGLERIGLAAQHIWKGSAQRVLAHATSGPALQQNLVAVMEGQN, encoded by the coding sequence ATGAGTGATCGCAATGTCGCGGTGGTCGGCTTCGCCCACGCGCCGCATGTCCGCCGCACCGACGGCACCACCAACGGCGTCGAGATGTTGATGCCGTGCTTCGCGCAGCTGTATCAGGATCTCGGCATCAACAAGTCCGACATCGGCTTCTGGTGCTCAGGATCGTCGGACTATCTTGCCGGACGGGCGTTTTCGTTCATCTCGGCGATCGACTCGATCGGCGCCGTACCGCCGATCAACGAGTCGCACGTCGAGATGGACGCCGCCTGGGCACTGTACGAGGCCTATATCAAGATCCTCACCGGCGAGGTCGAGACGGCGCTGGTATACGGCTTCGGCAAGTCCTCGGCGGGCATTCTGCGCCAGATCCTGACGCGGCAGACCGACCCTTACACCGTTGCGCCGCTGTGGCCCGACTCGGTGTCGATGGCGGGGTTGCAGGCGCGCATCGGCCTGGACTCCGGTAAATGGACGCCCGAACAGATGGCCCAGGTCGCGCTGGACTCGTTCGCGCAGTCCGAGCGCAACGATTCCGAGAAGCCGGCGAAGAGCATCGACGAACTGCTGTCCCGGCCGTTCTTCAACGATCCACTGCGCCGTCACGACATCGCACCGATCACCGACGGCGCCGCGGCCATCGTGCTGGCGGCCGGGGACAAAGCCCGGGAGCTGCGCGAAAACCCGGCCTGGATAACGGGAATCGAGCACCGCATCGAAACCCCCGTGCTCGGCGCCCGCGACCTCACCGCCTCGCCGTCCACCGCGGTGTCGGCGAAAGCCGCCACAAACGGCGACGCCGCCGTGGACGTCGCGGAAATCCACGCGCCGTTCACCCACCAGCACCTGATCCTCGCCGAGGCCATCGGCTTGACCGACAAGACGAAGGTCAACCCGTCCGGCGGCGCGCTGGCGGCCAACCCGATGTTCGTTGCCGGACTGGAACGCATCGGCCTGGCGGCACAACATATCTGGAAGGGATCGGCACAGCGGGTCCTCGCGCACGCCACCAGTGGCCCAGCGCTGCAACAGAATCTGGTCGCGGTCATGGAAGGACAGAACTGA